A region of Lycium barbarum isolate Lr01 chromosome 1, ASM1917538v2, whole genome shotgun sequence DNA encodes the following proteins:
- the LOC132601170 gene encoding uncharacterized protein LOC132601170 isoform X1, translated as METEMDVDERLTDLKKASADIILNTKKEEAARIMMWEQKAQCFEKELHVVKEKGLLRLMRLKQIMDSKIIEAELTSLSQQKKIEELEAQLEEAEDIVSDLTVELREVEAELERVGSEEKEGKQSQDLDTTNPGELTKVNAVVLPPESQGDSVTTSNTEVDSMNQKIGSYHSCHTKINTGNCYVASADLPSISLKGEVPELYQNGHTQRIHAAEGNPSDREIMHKETFSEHSSKMEIIFLRDESTLARGNAPIEDPSEMALGFFKGQGMKLGYAESSDDKLQSIDACGVPYARDEHEELKGKMDLSEQDIENICNQLLFIKNLCNQLLKSESRASDVDNRVPSQPLNNRVIKYTYQRKRKRELLSVSDENASIPKSPSKNKNVLKLHSFLDTQDEFSDRIIS; from the exons ATGGAAACCGAAATGGATGTCGACGAG AGATTAACAGACTTGAAGAAGGCGTCTGCAGATATAATCTTGAACACAAAGAAGGAGGAAGCAGCGAGGATTATGATGTGGGAACAGAAAGCTCAATGTTTTGAGAAGGAGCTGCATGTGGTGAAAGAAAAGGGGCTACTCAGGTTGATGAGGCTCAAACAGATTATGGATTCTAAG ATTATTGAAGCAGAGTTGACATCGTTGAGTCAACAGAAGAAGATCGAAGAACTTGAAGCTCAACTTGAGGAAGCAGAAGATATTGTAAGTGATCTCACGGTTGAGTTGAGAGAAGTTGAAGCTGAACTTGAGAGAGTCGGCAGCGAAGAGAAAGAGGGAAAGCAATCACAGGATCTTGATACTACTAATCCTGGAGAACTAACAAAGGTGAACGCAGTTGTATTGCCTCCAGAGTCACAGGGTGATTCTGTGACAACTTCTAATACGGAGGTCGATAGTATGAACCAGAAAATTGGGAGTTACCATTCTTGTCATACAAAGATTAACACGGGAAATTGTTATGTTGCTAGTGCAGATTTACCCTCTATAAGTCTGAAAGGCGAAGTGCCAGAGTTATACCAAAATGGACATACACAGAGAATTCATGCTGCTGAAGGAAATCCGTCAGATAGGGAAATCATGCATAAAGAAACATTTTCCGAACACTCTTCAAAGatggaaataatttttttgagagATGAATCGACTCTAGCCAGAGGCAATGCTCCTATTGAAGATCCTTCTGAGATGGCCCTAGGATTTTTCAAAGGACAAGGCATGAAGCTGGGATATGCAGAAAGTTCTGATGATAAATTGCAATCTATTGATGCTTGTGGTGTTCCTTATGCCAGAGATGAGCATGAGGAGTTAAAGGGAAAGATGGatctttcagaacaagatattgAAAATATTTGCAATCAGTTGCTCTTTATAAAAAATCTTTGCAATCAGCTGTTAAAGTCAGAATCAAGGGCGTCTGATGTAGACAATAGGGTTCCTAGCCAACCTCTAAATAATAGAGTGATTAAGTACACATACCaaagaaagaggaagagagaATTGTTGAGTGTATCTGATGAGAatgcttcaattccaaagagccCTTCAAAGAACAAGAATGTATTGAAACTACATAGTTTTTTGGACACACAGGATGAGTTCAGTGACAGAATCATCTCGTGA
- the LOC132601170 gene encoding uncharacterized protein LOC132601170 isoform X2: MMWEQKAQCFEKELHVVKEKGLLRLMRLKQIMDSKIIEAELTSLSQQKKIEELEAQLEEAEDIVSDLTVELREVEAELERVGSEEKEGKQSQDLDTTNPGELTKVNAVVLPPESQGDSVTTSNTEVDSMNQKIGSYHSCHTKINTGNCYVASADLPSISLKGEVPELYQNGHTQRIHAAEGNPSDREIMHKETFSEHSSKMEIIFLRDESTLARGNAPIEDPSEMALGFFKGQGMKLGYAESSDDKLQSIDACGVPYARDEHEELKGKMDLSEQDIENICNQLLFIKNLCNQLLKSESRASDVDNRVPSQPLNNRVIKYTYQRKRKRELLSVSDENASIPKSPSKNKNVLKLHSFLDTQDEFSDRIIS; this comes from the exons ATGATGTGGGAACAGAAAGCTCAATGTTTTGAGAAGGAGCTGCATGTGGTGAAAGAAAAGGGGCTACTCAGGTTGATGAGGCTCAAACAGATTATGGATTCTAAG ATTATTGAAGCAGAGTTGACATCGTTGAGTCAACAGAAGAAGATCGAAGAACTTGAAGCTCAACTTGAGGAAGCAGAAGATATTGTAAGTGATCTCACGGTTGAGTTGAGAGAAGTTGAAGCTGAACTTGAGAGAGTCGGCAGCGAAGAGAAAGAGGGAAAGCAATCACAGGATCTTGATACTACTAATCCTGGAGAACTAACAAAGGTGAACGCAGTTGTATTGCCTCCAGAGTCACAGGGTGATTCTGTGACAACTTCTAATACGGAGGTCGATAGTATGAACCAGAAAATTGGGAGTTACCATTCTTGTCATACAAAGATTAACACGGGAAATTGTTATGTTGCTAGTGCAGATTTACCCTCTATAAGTCTGAAAGGCGAAGTGCCAGAGTTATACCAAAATGGACATACACAGAGAATTCATGCTGCTGAAGGAAATCCGTCAGATAGGGAAATCATGCATAAAGAAACATTTTCCGAACACTCTTCAAAGatggaaataatttttttgagagATGAATCGACTCTAGCCAGAGGCAATGCTCCTATTGAAGATCCTTCTGAGATGGCCCTAGGATTTTTCAAAGGACAAGGCATGAAGCTGGGATATGCAGAAAGTTCTGATGATAAATTGCAATCTATTGATGCTTGTGGTGTTCCTTATGCCAGAGATGAGCATGAGGAGTTAAAGGGAAAGATGGatctttcagaacaagatattgAAAATATTTGCAATCAGTTGCTCTTTATAAAAAATCTTTGCAATCAGCTGTTAAAGTCAGAATCAAGGGCGTCTGATGTAGACAATAGGGTTCCTAGCCAACCTCTAAATAATAGAGTGATTAAGTACACATACCaaagaaagaggaagagagaATTGTTGAGTGTATCTGATGAGAatgcttcaattccaaagagccCTTCAAAGAACAAGAATGTATTGAAACTACATAGTTTTTTGGACACACAGGATGAGTTCAGTGACAGAATCATCTCGTGA
- the LOC132601210 gene encoding uncharacterized protein LOC132601210 isoform X1 — translation MVSDSIVKPSNPMVSSNPKDFNKKKRANRSAKLKQCKLDARREQWLSQVKNKGSKEEPNGGGGACGQEIHVADERGQLMEKLAIKPRGEEENGGCMNHYSDFDSTSNSPTSHTSSVLEGNDSGTNSTGGSSSSSSCSSGGCCSGSMSGEEDNEEDDNCLDDWEAVADALAATDKKQEQHNSSLDSSTESDGKVVHMSSQPKVSDRQVSGIDTSQQNPKAWRSDDAFRPQSLPNLSKQYTFPMNSGRHYRGGSVWGCKSLSIPTSCPICCEDLDFTDSSFLPCPCGFRLCLFCHKRILEEDGRCPGCRKQYKHDPVEGEANKGAGCLMSRPARSYSMISSSIPLEPLVCSTDKQMRSMHVSHG, via the exons ATGGTTTCCGATTCAATTGTCAAACCTTCAAACCCTATGGTTTCCTCTAATCCCAAAGATTTCAACAAGAAAAAAAGG GCTAATAGGTCGGCTAAGTTGAAGCAGTGCAAACTTGATGCTCGAAGGGAACAGTGGCTCTCACAAG TGAAGAATAAAGGCTCCAAGGAGGAACCGAATGGTGGGGGAGGAGCTTGTGGGCAGGAGATTCACGTTGCTGATGAGAGGGGCCAATTGATGGAGAAGTTAGCTATAAAGCCTCGAGGAGAAGAAGAAAATGGAGGTTGCATGAACCACTACAGTGAttttgattcaacttcaaatagCCCCACCAGCCACACTAGTAGCGTGTTGGAAGGGAATGATTCTGGGACCAATTCCACAGGTGGCAGCAGCAGTAGCAGCAGTTGTAGCAGTGGTGGATGTTGTTCAGGGAGTATGAGCGGCGAGGAAGATAACGAAGAGGACGATAACTGCTTGGATGATTGGGAAGCTGTTGCTGATGCTTTAGCTGCCACTGATAAGAAGCAGGAGCAGCATAACTCTAGCCTGGATTCATCTACAGAGAGTGATGGCAAAGTGGTGCATATGAGTTCTCAGCCAAAAGTTTCTGACCGGCAGGTATCAGGGATTGATACATCACAGCAGAATCCCAAGGCGTGGAGGTCTGATGATGCATTCCGTCCACAGAGTCTTCCGAATTTGTCGAAACAGTATACTTTCCCTATGAATTCGGGGCGCCATTACCGGGGAGGCTCTGTATGGGGATGTAAAAGTTTATCAATACCCACATCATGTCCTATATGCTGTGAGGATTTGGATTTTACAGATTCAAGCTTTCTCCCTTGTCCTTGTGGCTTTAGGCTTTGTCTCTTTTGTCACAAGAGGATTCTTGAGGAGGATGGGCGGTGTCCAGGTTGCAGGAAGCAGTATAAACATGATCCAGTTGAGGGAGAGGCAAACAAAGGTGCAGGCTGCCTGATGTCTCGACCGGCTCGTTCTTATAGCATGATCTCAAG TTCAATTCCTTTGGAGCCTCTGGTTTGTTCCACGGATAAACAAATGAGATCGATGCATGTTTCCCATGGCTGA
- the LOC132601210 gene encoding uncharacterized protein LOC132601210 isoform X3, translating to MVSDSIVKPSNPMVSSNPKDFNKKKRANRSAKLKQCKLDARREQWLSQVKNKGSKEEPNGGGGACGQEIHVADERGQLMEKLAIKPRGEEENGGCMNHYSDFDSTSNSPTSHTSSVLEGNDSGTNSTGGSSSSSSCSSGGCCSGSMSGEEDNEEDDNCLDDWEAVADALAATDKKQEQHNSSLDSSTESDGKVVHMSSQPKVSDRQVSGIDTSQQNPKAWRSDDAFRPQSLPNLSKQYTFPMNSGRHYRGGSVWGCKSLSIPTSCPICCEDLDFTDSSFLPCPCGFRLCLFCHKRILEEDGRCPGCRKQYKHDPVEGEANKGAGCLMSRPARSYSMISSCF from the exons ATGGTTTCCGATTCAATTGTCAAACCTTCAAACCCTATGGTTTCCTCTAATCCCAAAGATTTCAACAAGAAAAAAAGG GCTAATAGGTCGGCTAAGTTGAAGCAGTGCAAACTTGATGCTCGAAGGGAACAGTGGCTCTCACAAG TGAAGAATAAAGGCTCCAAGGAGGAACCGAATGGTGGGGGAGGAGCTTGTGGGCAGGAGATTCACGTTGCTGATGAGAGGGGCCAATTGATGGAGAAGTTAGCTATAAAGCCTCGAGGAGAAGAAGAAAATGGAGGTTGCATGAACCACTACAGTGAttttgattcaacttcaaatagCCCCACCAGCCACACTAGTAGCGTGTTGGAAGGGAATGATTCTGGGACCAATTCCACAGGTGGCAGCAGCAGTAGCAGCAGTTGTAGCAGTGGTGGATGTTGTTCAGGGAGTATGAGCGGCGAGGAAGATAACGAAGAGGACGATAACTGCTTGGATGATTGGGAAGCTGTTGCTGATGCTTTAGCTGCCACTGATAAGAAGCAGGAGCAGCATAACTCTAGCCTGGATTCATCTACAGAGAGTGATGGCAAAGTGGTGCATATGAGTTCTCAGCCAAAAGTTTCTGACCGGCAGGTATCAGGGATTGATACATCACAGCAGAATCCCAAGGCGTGGAGGTCTGATGATGCATTCCGTCCACAGAGTCTTCCGAATTTGTCGAAACAGTATACTTTCCCTATGAATTCGGGGCGCCATTACCGGGGAGGCTCTGTATGGGGATGTAAAAGTTTATCAATACCCACATCATGTCCTATATGCTGTGAGGATTTGGATTTTACAGATTCAAGCTTTCTCCCTTGTCCTTGTGGCTTTAGGCTTTGTCTCTTTTGTCACAAGAGGATTCTTGAGGAGGATGGGCGGTGTCCAGGTTGCAGGAAGCAGTATAAACATGATCCAGTTGAGGGAGAGGCAAACAAAGGTGCAGGCTGCCTGATGTCTCGACCGGCTCGTTCTTATAGCATGATCTCAAG TTGTTTTTAG
- the LOC132601210 gene encoding uncharacterized protein LOC132601210 isoform X2, which yields MVSDSIVKPSNPMVSSNPKDFNKKKRANRSAKLKQCKLDARREQWLSQVKNKGSKEEPNGGGGACGQEIHVADERGQLMEKLAIKPRGEEENGGCMNHYSDFDSTSNSPTSHTSSVLEGNDSGTNSTGGSSSSSSCSSGGCCSGSMSGEEDNEEDDNCLDDWEAVADALAATDKKQEQHNSSLDSSTESDGKVVHMSSQPKVSDRQVSGIDTSQQNPKAWRSDDAFRPQSLPNLSKQYTFPMNSGRHYRGGSVWGCKSLSIPTSCPICCEDLDFTDSSFLPCPCGFRLCLFCHKRILEEDGRCPGCRKQYKHDPVEGEANKGAGCLMSRPARSYSMISRLCIQ from the exons ATGGTTTCCGATTCAATTGTCAAACCTTCAAACCCTATGGTTTCCTCTAATCCCAAAGATTTCAACAAGAAAAAAAGG GCTAATAGGTCGGCTAAGTTGAAGCAGTGCAAACTTGATGCTCGAAGGGAACAGTGGCTCTCACAAG TGAAGAATAAAGGCTCCAAGGAGGAACCGAATGGTGGGGGAGGAGCTTGTGGGCAGGAGATTCACGTTGCTGATGAGAGGGGCCAATTGATGGAGAAGTTAGCTATAAAGCCTCGAGGAGAAGAAGAAAATGGAGGTTGCATGAACCACTACAGTGAttttgattcaacttcaaatagCCCCACCAGCCACACTAGTAGCGTGTTGGAAGGGAATGATTCTGGGACCAATTCCACAGGTGGCAGCAGCAGTAGCAGCAGTTGTAGCAGTGGTGGATGTTGTTCAGGGAGTATGAGCGGCGAGGAAGATAACGAAGAGGACGATAACTGCTTGGATGATTGGGAAGCTGTTGCTGATGCTTTAGCTGCCACTGATAAGAAGCAGGAGCAGCATAACTCTAGCCTGGATTCATCTACAGAGAGTGATGGCAAAGTGGTGCATATGAGTTCTCAGCCAAAAGTTTCTGACCGGCAGGTATCAGGGATTGATACATCACAGCAGAATCCCAAGGCGTGGAGGTCTGATGATGCATTCCGTCCACAGAGTCTTCCGAATTTGTCGAAACAGTATACTTTCCCTATGAATTCGGGGCGCCATTACCGGGGAGGCTCTGTATGGGGATGTAAAAGTTTATCAATACCCACATCATGTCCTATATGCTGTGAGGATTTGGATTTTACAGATTCAAGCTTTCTCCCTTGTCCTTGTGGCTTTAGGCTTTGTCTCTTTTGTCACAAGAGGATTCTTGAGGAGGATGGGCGGTGTCCAGGTTGCAGGAAGCAGTATAAACATGATCCAGTTGAGGGAGAGGCAAACAAAGGTGCAGGCTGCCTGATGTCTCGACCGGCTCGTTCTTATAGCATGATCTCAAG ATTGTGCATTCAGTAG
- the LOC132601210 gene encoding uncharacterized protein LOC132601210 isoform X4, protein MVSDSIVKPSNPMVSSNPKDFNKKKRANRSAKLKQCKLDARREQWLSQVKNKGSKEEPNGGGGACGQEIHVADERGQLMEKLAIKPRGEEENGGCMNHYSDFDSTSNSPTSHTSSVLEGNDSGTNSTGGSSSSSSCSSGGCCSGSMSGEEDNEEDDNCLDDWEAVADALAATDKKQEQHNSSLDSSTESDGKVVHMSSQPKVSDRQVSGIDTSQQNPKAWRSDDAFRPQSLPNLSKQYTFPMNSGRHYRGGSVWGCKSLSIPTSCPICCEDLDFTDSSFLPCPCGFRLCLFCHKRILEEDGRCPGCRKQYKHDPVEGEANKGAGCLMSRPARSYSMISRS, encoded by the exons ATGGTTTCCGATTCAATTGTCAAACCTTCAAACCCTATGGTTTCCTCTAATCCCAAAGATTTCAACAAGAAAAAAAGG GCTAATAGGTCGGCTAAGTTGAAGCAGTGCAAACTTGATGCTCGAAGGGAACAGTGGCTCTCACAAG TGAAGAATAAAGGCTCCAAGGAGGAACCGAATGGTGGGGGAGGAGCTTGTGGGCAGGAGATTCACGTTGCTGATGAGAGGGGCCAATTGATGGAGAAGTTAGCTATAAAGCCTCGAGGAGAAGAAGAAAATGGAGGTTGCATGAACCACTACAGTGAttttgattcaacttcaaatagCCCCACCAGCCACACTAGTAGCGTGTTGGAAGGGAATGATTCTGGGACCAATTCCACAGGTGGCAGCAGCAGTAGCAGCAGTTGTAGCAGTGGTGGATGTTGTTCAGGGAGTATGAGCGGCGAGGAAGATAACGAAGAGGACGATAACTGCTTGGATGATTGGGAAGCTGTTGCTGATGCTTTAGCTGCCACTGATAAGAAGCAGGAGCAGCATAACTCTAGCCTGGATTCATCTACAGAGAGTGATGGCAAAGTGGTGCATATGAGTTCTCAGCCAAAAGTTTCTGACCGGCAGGTATCAGGGATTGATACATCACAGCAGAATCCCAAGGCGTGGAGGTCTGATGATGCATTCCGTCCACAGAGTCTTCCGAATTTGTCGAAACAGTATACTTTCCCTATGAATTCGGGGCGCCATTACCGGGGAGGCTCTGTATGGGGATGTAAAAGTTTATCAATACCCACATCATGTCCTATATGCTGTGAGGATTTGGATTTTACAGATTCAAGCTTTCTCCCTTGTCCTTGTGGCTTTAGGCTTTGTCTCTTTTGTCACAAGAGGATTCTTGAGGAGGATGGGCGGTGTCCAGGTTGCAGGAAGCAGTATAAACATGATCCAGTTGAGGGAGAGGCAAACAAAGGTGCAGGCTGCCTGATGTCTCGACCGGCTCGTTCTTATAGCATGATCTCAAGGTCGTAG
- the LOC132601210 gene encoding uncharacterized protein LOC132601210 isoform X5: MLEGNSGSHKNKGSKEEPNGGGGACGQEIHVADERGQLMEKLAIKPRGEEENGGCMNHYSDFDSTSNSPTSHTSSVLEGNDSGTNSTGGSSSSSSCSSGGCCSGSMSGEEDNEEDDNCLDDWEAVADALAATDKKQEQHNSSLDSSTESDGKVVHMSSQPKVSDRQVSGIDTSQQNPKAWRSDDAFRPQSLPNLSKQYTFPMNSGRHYRGGSVWGCKSLSIPTSCPICCEDLDFTDSSFLPCPCGFRLCLFCHKRILEEDGRCPGCRKQYKHDPVEGEANKGAGCLMSRPARSYSMISSSIPLEPLVCSTDKQMRSMHVSHG; this comes from the exons ATGCTCGAAGGGAACAGTGGCTCTCACAAG AATAAAGGCTCCAAGGAGGAACCGAATGGTGGGGGAGGAGCTTGTGGGCAGGAGATTCACGTTGCTGATGAGAGGGGCCAATTGATGGAGAAGTTAGCTATAAAGCCTCGAGGAGAAGAAGAAAATGGAGGTTGCATGAACCACTACAGTGAttttgattcaacttcaaatagCCCCACCAGCCACACTAGTAGCGTGTTGGAAGGGAATGATTCTGGGACCAATTCCACAGGTGGCAGCAGCAGTAGCAGCAGTTGTAGCAGTGGTGGATGTTGTTCAGGGAGTATGAGCGGCGAGGAAGATAACGAAGAGGACGATAACTGCTTGGATGATTGGGAAGCTGTTGCTGATGCTTTAGCTGCCACTGATAAGAAGCAGGAGCAGCATAACTCTAGCCTGGATTCATCTACAGAGAGTGATGGCAAAGTGGTGCATATGAGTTCTCAGCCAAAAGTTTCTGACCGGCAGGTATCAGGGATTGATACATCACAGCAGAATCCCAAGGCGTGGAGGTCTGATGATGCATTCCGTCCACAGAGTCTTCCGAATTTGTCGAAACAGTATACTTTCCCTATGAATTCGGGGCGCCATTACCGGGGAGGCTCTGTATGGGGATGTAAAAGTTTATCAATACCCACATCATGTCCTATATGCTGTGAGGATTTGGATTTTACAGATTCAAGCTTTCTCCCTTGTCCTTGTGGCTTTAGGCTTTGTCTCTTTTGTCACAAGAGGATTCTTGAGGAGGATGGGCGGTGTCCAGGTTGCAGGAAGCAGTATAAACATGATCCAGTTGAGGGAGAGGCAAACAAAGGTGCAGGCTGCCTGATGTCTCGACCGGCTCGTTCTTATAGCATGATCTCAAG TTCAATTCCTTTGGAGCCTCTGGTTTGTTCCACGGATAAACAAATGAGATCGATGCATGTTTCCCATGGCTGA